In one Fusobacterium simiae genomic region, the following are encoded:
- the rimI gene encoding ribosomal protein S18-alanine N-acetyltransferase: MIKKLTSDDIDYVEQIFNLEKEIFKSSAFSRSYLEILLKADNSFIYIYLIDEKVCGYLIVLDSIDVYEILAIATVQESRNKGIAQELLNKIKTKDIFLEVRESNQIAVNFYKKNNFKQISIRKNYYSEPTENAIIMKLEVNNE; encoded by the coding sequence ATGATAAAAAAATTAACAAGTGACGATATAGATTATGTAGAGCAAATATTTAATTTGGAAAAAGAAATTTTTAAAAGTTCGGCTTTTAGTAGAAGTTATCTTGAAATTTTATTGAAGGCGGATAATTCTTTTATCTATATTTATCTTATAGATGAAAAAGTTTGTGGATATTTGATAGTTCTTGACAGTATAGATGTCTATGAAATTCTTGCAATAGCTACTGTTCAAGAGAGTAGAAACAAAGGTATAGCACAAGAACTATTAAATAAAATAAAAACTAAAGATATTTTTTTAGAAGTAAGAGAAAGTAATCAAATAGCTGTAAATTTCTATAAGAAAAATAATTTTAAACAAATATCAATTAGAAAAAATTACTATTCAGAACCAACTGAGAATGCTATTATAATGAAATTGGAGGTAAATAATGAATAA
- the lepB gene encoding signal peptidase I, with amino-acid sequence MSTKIWNYAVIFVIIVALLIILKLFATKTIFYGVFYFFLTLFFIYIFVKEKKLAEIFDARRERYISKIVRKYDIKNESKIKKIKKTFYYIEAIGTALILVVIIQRFYIGNFKIPTGSMIPTIEIGDRVFADMVSYKFTTPKRNSIIVFKEPMRDDDLYTKRAMGLPGETIKIENGILYINGEATNFRYYSNSGIKDYEWIIPKKGDKLEIIPAENYRESFESAGINVDNIVKEAFHKESFRFFKSIYYNLKHKIFNKFSIKYDPFEYQDPREDYKKQGAYSVVGIIMPDLKFVVNGKETGPILDYIFDKGIRDKLLNGETVEIELDDNYYLALGDNTNNSLDSRYWGFVKESRIRGRALVRFWPLNRIGLVK; translated from the coding sequence ATGTCAACAAAGATTTGGAATTATGCTGTTATTTTTGTGATTATAGTTGCACTATTGATAATTTTAAAATTATTTGCAACAAAAACAATATTTTATGGAGTATTTTATTTTTTTCTAACACTTTTCTTTATTTACATATTTGTTAAGGAGAAAAAATTAGCAGAAATATTTGATGCTCGTAGAGAAAGATATATTAGTAAAATTGTAAGAAAATATGATATAAAAAATGAAAGTAAAATTAAGAAAATAAAAAAGACTTTTTATTATATTGAAGCAATAGGAACAGCTCTTATATTGGTTGTAATTATTCAAAGATTTTATATAGGAAATTTTAAAATTCCTACTGGGTCAATGATACCTACAATAGAAATAGGGGATAGAGTTTTTGCAGATATGGTTTCATATAAATTTACTACACCTAAAAGGAATAGTATTATAGTTTTTAAAGAACCAATGCGTGATGATGATTTATATACAAAAAGGGCAATGGGACTTCCAGGTGAAACTATAAAAATAGAAAATGGTATTTTATATATAAATGGTGAAGCTACAAATTTTAGATATTATAGTAATTCTGGAATAAAAGACTATGAATGGATAATTCCTAAAAAAGGTGATAAATTAGAAATTATCCCTGCTGAAAATTATAGAGAATCTTTTGAAAGTGCAGGAATTAATGTTGATAATATAGTAAAGGAAGCATTTCATAAGGAATCATTTAGATTTTTTAAATCCATTTACTACAATTTAAAACATAAAATTTTTAATAAATTTAGCATAAAATATGATCCCTTTGAATATCAAGATCCTAGAGAAGATTATAAAAAACAAGGGGCATATTCTGTTGTTGGGATTATTATGCCTGATTTAAAATTTGTTGTAAATGGAAAGGAAACAGGGCCAATTTTAGACTATATATTTGATAAAGGAATTAGAGATAAACTTTTAAATGGAGAAACTGTTGAAATTGAATTAGATGATAATTATTATCTTGCTTTGGGAGATAATACTAATAATAGTCTTGATTCAAGATATTGGGGTTTTGTTAAAGAAAGTAGAATAAGAGGAAGAGCTTTGGTCAGATTTTGGCCTTTAAATAGAATAGGATTAGTTAAATAA